CCTTTTTACACGGGGAGAGACTCAGGCACTTGTGGTCACGACCCTGGGATCGAAACAGGATGTACAGATTTTGGACAATATTGATGGAGAAGGGGAGAAACACTATATGCTTCAATATAATTTCCCGCCCTTCTGTACCGGAGAAGCGAAAATGATCCGGGGTACCAGCCGGCGTGAAATCGGGCATGGAAACTTGGCGGAACGGGCACTGAAAAATGTGGTTCCCTCCCATGAAGAATTCCCCTATACCATCCGGGTTGTCAGTGATATCCTTGAATCAAACGGATCATCCTCCATGGCAACGGTTTGTGGCGGATGTCTTTCTCTCATGGATGCCGGTGTACCTGTCAAAAAGATGGTGAGTGGCATTGCCATGGGACTCATTACAGAAGGTGAAGACTTTGCCGTATTATCCGATATTCTTGGTGAAGAAGATCATTATGGAGATATGGACTTCAAGGTTGCCGGAACAGATGATGGAATTACGGCCATTCAAATGGATCTGAAAATTCAGGGACTTTCTTACGAAAAGATGGAAAAAGCCCTGTTGCAGGCCCGTGAAGGAAGGAAGTATATCCTGAACAAAATGCGGGAAACCATAACTGAACCTAAAAAAGAGCTCAGTGTATGGGCACCCAGGATCACCACGCTTCACATCCCCATTGATAAAATCGGGGCGGTGATTGGTCCCGGCGGTAAAGTTATCCGGGAAATCATTGCCGATACCGGTGTGGAAATCGATATTGAAGACGATGGAACCGTCAATATCTTTACACACGACAGCAAAGCATCAGATGAAGCGGAAAAACGGATTCTGGCACTTGTAGAAGAACCGGAAGTGGGCAAAGTGTACAAAGATGCAACGGTAACCCGCCTGATGGATTTTGGTGCCTTTGTTGAGTTTATGCCAGGAAAAGAAGGACTCGTACACATTTCCGAGCTGAAATGGGAACGGGTTGAAAAGGTCAGTGATGTTCTTAATGTGGGTGATAAAACTGATGTCATCCTCTTTGAAATAGACCGGCAGGGACGGATGAACCTCAGTATTAAACGTTTATCCGAACCACCTGAACGGTATCGTCATTACGACCGGGATAAAAAGTCCCATGATTCCAAACCGGGACAACACCGGAGAAATGACCGAAACAAAAATCATTAAATCCGTTCTGACAAACGGACTGACAATTATAACGGAAAACGTCCCCGGTGCATCTTCAACCGCCGTGGGCGTTTTTGTTAAAGCTGGTTCAATTCATGAGCGATACGAACTATCCGGTATCGCTCATTTAATTGAACACCTTGTTTTTAAAGGATCTAAAAAACGGTCTTCCTTTAATATTGTGGATGCTATTGAATCGAAAGGGGGGATTCTCAATGCATACACGGAAAAAGATTTAACGACTTTTGTGGCCAGGGTTTTACCCAGGGATGTGCTCTCAGCTTTGGATATCCTCTGTGATATGATACTGAATCCTGAATTTTCAGAATTGCATATCCAGCAGGAAAAAAGTGTGATTCTGGAGGAAATCAATGATTTTATGGACACACCCCAGGATTATGCCAACGAATCTTTTATCCGGAAGCTTTATCCGGAGTCCAGCTTTGGGACCTACATTTTAGGGAATAAGCAGAGTATATTACACATTACACCTGAAGATATTCATGCATTTCACCGCCGGTATTATCATCCATCAAACATGGTCATTGTAGTATCTGGTGCATTAAATCCACAAGATATTGTTTCATTTTTGGAAAGACATTGCACGATCTCTCCAAATATACATAATGAGCATGGCGTTGAGAAAACGTTACCGGATGTCATCTCCCGTGGATTTGAATGGGAAGAGAAGGATGATATCGGGCAATCCCACCTTATCTACGGATGTCATTTCCCTGTGAAAGACCGGTACCAGAAATACGCTTTTCATCTTATACAATTGATGTTGTCCGGTGGTATGTCATCACGGCTATTTCAGCATATCCGCGAAAAATTCGGTTTTGTCTATACCATTGAGTCTTTTATGGATACCTTTTTAGGGTGTGGTGTTTTTGGAGTATATGCCGGGACAGATGCGTCAAAACGCTATTTTGTCCGGGATTTAATTCAGGAAGAAATCAGGAATATCCATGCAGGATCCATATCAGCTCAGGAGTTGATGCGTATCCGGATGCAATTTGAAGGTCAACTGATAATCAGTCTGGAAAATCCTGAAAACAGGATGGAACGG
This window of the Candidatus Neomarinimicrobiota bacterium genome carries:
- the pnp gene encoding polyribonucleotide nucleotidyltransferase, with the protein product MIVKEREFQGIKTSLQTGKVAKQAHGSVLAKAGETVVLATVVSQKEVREGADFIPLMVEYREKFYASGKIPGGFIKREGRPSDREILSARIVDRQIRPLLPKTWFFETQVVINVLSYDQVNQADVLAAVAASAALTISDIPFAGPVASVRVGRVDGKYIINPTLEEIEKGDMDLFVAGLKDSVIMVEGESKEIGEKDFLEAIRVAQEAINELIELQLELAEEIKPVKREAPVFDELENLKQVVREKITTEIDELISILPKQERVNFEQELVKKITGELEEEYPDCKNVVAGEIHDLIKDKIRKKILKEGIRIDGRKTDEIRSITSEIAFLPRAHGSALFTRGETQALVVTTLGSKQDVQILDNIDGEGEKHYMLQYNFPPFCTGEAKMIRGTSRREIGHGNLAERALKNVVPSHEEFPYTIRVVSDILESNGSSSMATVCGGCLSLMDAGVPVKKMVSGIAMGLITEGEDFAVLSDILGEEDHYGDMDFKVAGTDDGITAIQMDLKIQGLSYEKMEKALLQAREGRKYILNKMRETITEPKKELSVWAPRITTLHIPIDKIGAVIGPGGKVIREIIADTGVEIDIEDDGTVNIFTHDSKASDEAEKRILALVEEPEVGKVYKDATVTRLMDFGAFVEFMPGKEGLVHISELKWERVEKVSDVLNVGDKTDVILFEIDRQGRMNLSIKRLSEPPERYRHYDRDKKSHDSKPGQHRRNDRNKNH
- a CDS encoding pitrilysin family protein, translated to MTETKIIKSVLTNGLTIITENVPGASSTAVGVFVKAGSIHERYELSGIAHLIEHLVFKGSKKRSSFNIVDAIESKGGILNAYTEKDLTTFVARVLPRDVLSALDILCDMILNPEFSELHIQQEKSVILEEINDFMDTPQDYANESFIRKLYPESSFGTYILGNKQSILHITPEDIHAFHRRYYHPSNMVIVVSGALNPQDIVSFLERHCTISPNIHNEHGVEKTLPDVISRGFEWEEKDDIGQSHLIYGCHFPVKDRYQKYAFHLIQLMLSGGMSSRLFQHIREKFGFVYTIESFMDTFLGCGVFGVYAGTDASKRYFVRDLIQEEIRNIHAGSISAQELMRIRMQFEGQLIISLENPENRMERIARHVMTYGDYLTPLETMGLIQGIGADDLIRSVRELQAFEDYNTYSLIPRS